The Henckelia pumila isolate YLH828 chromosome 2, ASM3356847v2, whole genome shotgun sequence genome includes a window with the following:
- the LOC140882703 gene encoding protein GRAVITROPIC IN THE LIGHT 1 gives MATKVSNFSDLIQRMTASSCLLHSISAIACDFADSDSENYKEEEDHEQQVVVEEKEEEEYENAQDQFNVNWEGAKDDDSAVRERVAELEMLMGQVFDAVSAVKRAYVSQQEAHCPWDPDKMRAADMAVVAELRRLGMLRERYRRSRGGGGRMRPAATLREVVAPYEAALEELKREVKAKQAEVDSLGEKLKTATSFNGGKSKGKSTRRVSCSSTNQVAAAPAVELLEATMSLVKEASKSFTSLLLSLMRSAHLDIAAAVRSIETASANATNNHTATITFMDSIVGANHAKYALESYVNRKMFQGFDHETFYMDGSLSSILNPEQHRIDCFTQYRDMKTMDPVELLSILPTCRFGNFCFKKYLSIIHPKMEESLFGDLEQRRQVLDGHHPRSQFYGEFSRLAKAVWLLHLLKFSFDPPPTHFEASKGADFHPQYMESVVRISGNGRGSMVVGFPVSPGFKIGNGTIIKARVYLVPKNG, from the exons ATGGCGACCAAAGTGTCTAATTTCTCTGATCTTATACAACGCATGACCGCATCCAGTTGCCTACTCCACTCCATTTCCGCCATCGCCTGCGATTTTGCCGACTCTGATTCAGAAAACTACAAAGAAGAGGAAGACCATGAACAAcaagtagtagtagaagaaaaagaagaagaagagtacGAAAACGCTCAGGATCAGTTCAATGTCAACTGGGAAGGCGCTAAAGATGATGATTCGGCGGTGAGGGAGAGGGTCGCGGAATTGGAGATGCTGATGGGTCAAGTGTTCGACGCCGTTTCCGCGGTGAAGAGGGCGTACGTTAGCCAGCAGGAGGCGCACTGCCCTTGGGATCCGGACAAAATGCGCGCCGCTGACATGGCGGTGGTGGCGGAGCTTCGGAGATTGGGGATGCTGAGAGAAAGGTACAGGCGCAGCAGAGGAGGAGGAGGGAGAATGCGGCCGGCGGCGACTCTGAGGGAGGTGGTTGCGCCGTACGAGGCTGCGCTGGAGGAGCTGAAGAGGGAAGTGAAGGCCAAGCAGGCGGAGGTGGATAGCTTGGGGGAGAAGCTCAAAACGGCGACGTCTTTCAACGGTGGGAAGTCAAAGGGAAAGTCAACCCGGCGAGTCAGCTGCAGCTCCACCAATCAGG TTGCAGCAGCTCCAGCAGTGGAGCTACTGGAAGCAACAATGAGTTTGGTAAAAGAAGCCTCGAAATCCTTCACATCTCTTCTTCTCTCCCTGATGCGCTCGGCTCACTTGGACATTGCTGCTGCCGTGAGATCCATAGAAACCGCCTCCGCCAATGCCACAAACAATCACACTGCCACCATTACGTTTATGGACTCTATAGTTGGGGCAAACCATGCAAAGTATGCTCTCGAATCTTACGTGAATCGAAAAATGTTCCAAGGCTTCGACCATGAGACATTTTACATGGATGGTAGCCTCTCCTCTATACTCAACCCAGAGCAGCACCGTATAGACTGCTTCACCCAGTACCGCGACATGAAAACCATGGACCCCGTTGAGCTCCTCAGCATTTTACCCACTTGTAGATTTGGGAACTTCTGTTTCAAGAAGTACCTTTCGATCATTCACCCGAAGATGGAAGAATCGTTGTTCGGGGACTTGGAGCAAAGGCGTCAGGTGTTAGATGGTCACCATCCAAGGAGTCAGTTTTATGGGGAATTTTCGCGCTTGGCTAAGGCTGTTTGGCTGTTGCATTTGCTGAAATTTTCTTTTGACCCACCCCCGACTCACTTTGAGGCGAGTAAAGGGGCGGACTTTCACCCGCAGTATATGGAAAGCGTGGTGAGAATTTCTGGGAATGGCAGGGGCTCAATGGTTGTGGGGTTCCCGGTGAGTCCAGGGTTTAAGATTGGCAACGGGACGATTATCAAAGCCCGGGTTTATCTGGTCCCAAAGAACGGATGA